The DNA segment ACGCAAGAGGCTCTCTCTTGTTTAATAAGGAGAATAATAGTTTTCATAAGACTCATTCATGTGCCTTAAAGCAGCCTAAGCATGTGCACAAGGAAGTTCATCAAGCTGGAATTGCCCACAGCTACATCTCTTGTTTTCACGACAAACAATATAGCGCTTCACACCATCTATCACTGTATGGATATGAtctgttgaagccctcacctacaattacattacaaacaaaaaataattcatataCAATTTgaatacaaaatatctacaaattatctacattGTCTTTTGTAGATATTCTGTAGTTAATTTGTAGAAATATTGAAATTCTATATTTCATATTGAGCTacaaatgatatgtagttttattgtagaaaTATTGTAGATAGAATGAAATTCaatactaatatatatatatatagactttgacatgtagttttttttttgtagaaatattgtagataaattgtagatcaGTAATATACAACCAAAATTCGATAGTAATGTAACAGAACAAACATGCAACTGTGTTCGAATTGGTGATACTCAATTCCAAATTGAAATCACGTACTGTTATACATAGCGGATATGTTCCTAagcttttgttttcctttttcgtcTCCATGTATACACGAACACTCATATCGTTCCTAATTTCCATTGGAGGACAATGTTCGTTGATATGTATTTGATTTCAATTATTTTTTCGGATGTATCTATCATTAGATGCTCTGCTATTGTAGAATTCAATAGGCTATTACTCGCATCCTCTCCGACTATAATTCCATCGACCTGAAAGTCTCTATATCTCCCATagctatcccaattcccattcagttGAAGTATAATTgagattttcgacataattgcgctTGTTACAGAAGAATTGTAGCTAATTTAATCGcttttgatttgtgaaatcagaAAAACCAGTGAAACAGAGTATTGTCGTAAAAATAGAGTAGTGAATTTTGGAGAGAAACGGGCGAAATTTAATAGCGAGATTTGCGTTGGATAAAATCTGGAAGAATCCTTAATATCCCAACATTCGCGCGCCTATTAAAGGAATTGTACAGCTAACAGGATTCTATTTTTAATGAATGGTTTATATTTTGTAGAAAATCTGTTAGCAGGGTGGGTAATTTGCAAATTATGGACATTTTttgtaatatagtttcatatatggtataggaacgaaaatttcccTAAAAAATAATAGGTTAACTTAAGCTCAGTCCAAATAGACCCATGAGTTAAAATGTTTGTAGTCCGATCCATTAACCTCTGGGCGGGTTGGATGAGTTGAATGGATTTGGGCTCAAATTGTCACCCTTACTTGCAGGTAGATTTGTGTAGACACCACGTAAATGGCATTTGTAagaacatcaacaacaacaacatacctagtGTATTTCtacaaatggggtctggggagggtaaagtGTACACAGACTTTACCCCTACTTTTAAAAAGTAGAGAGGTTATTTCTGAAAGACCCTCAGCTCAGGGAGGGGAGATAACAATCGCATTTGTAAGAACTAACGTGAAATGACTAAATTACTCTCAAGCTTTATAAAAAAACAATAAGCACAGATATAGAAACTCCAGCTCATCTAATACATAAAAAATAGATGCCCGACCGAAATAATAATCAAGATAATAGACATATATTGCAACAAATCCTTGCTTTCAAACGAATCTAACATAAGCACACACAAGATCTATTGATCTAACATAAAAATACATTTCTAACTAATAGTCATATTACTTTTTTTGTTTTGGAAAATTCTCAGGGAAATTCACGTGCCGCTATCCTTCGGGTGCAGATTGAATAACCTACTCATTGTGCAATAGCTCGCACTCGCAAACCATACAAAAAATATAAACCGTACTAAACAAGTTCGATGCAACAAACTCTGATTGAGGAAGTTGCTAGTGAGAGAAAACGATCCTAAATCTTCCATATAAAAAATCATTCACTCAACCAACTTACCGACCCTTATGGGCTCAAGAGCCATACTTGTTCAGGGATGGGGCTACCAACTTTTTGGCTTGGGTTTCTCACAAAGATAGAAAGTGACAAGTATCATCTCAGCTAACTAGTCGGTGAGATTGATTAGGAATACAAAAGATAATCAAAAACAGAAACACAACCGACAGAACATTGTATCCAGTACAATAGATTTTCTTACTCAGACTTAAAAGCAAAgtattgttttccttttctttttcttttttcctcaaATGAAGCTAGATAGTGTTGAGGAGCACGGAGAGTTGTAGTTCTCAAATTCAGAACCTGGACAGTCAATGATAAACATAAGATTCTCCTGGGTCAGGGCAATGTTATTCGCTATATTTTCCCAGTGACGTGTAACGTGttcatatatcaaggaaatattcACAAGTAGAATGTTAATCAAGTCTGAACCGTACTTCACTTCCAGCAAAGTTACTTGAAGggtaaaaagggaaaagaaaaaaacacgACCATTTTTACATCTCTAATGGAACAAGAGGGGCATAAAACAGCGCGCTGAGAATCTGAGATGAAAAAACATGAAGCACAGAAATTTTGAGCTTCCTGCTCTGTAAGTAATGACTAAAAATATTTGAAGTTGTTCCCTGCTCCACCGGGAAAGAGCAGCATGCAATATAGTCAAGCGATTAATATCAACACTCCTGCATCCATTCTTTAAAAACTGCAGGAAGCTGCATCTCAGCCTTGTAATGTCCCTTTTCAAGTGTTAAAATTGTTTCAGAAAAGTTTCCAGGCTGCAAGTAGAAGTTCATACAATGGAGTCAGAAAAGAATTCTTCGACTAACGACATGGAAAATCACATAGAAGTGTACAAGACATCTTGCACCATATCAGTGTctcaaacccccccccccaaggAACCATCCTTGATAAGGATGACCAGTGGAAAAACAAAACCCACGGGCAATAAAGCCGGTTTATTATGGTTAAAAAATGAGTATGAAAGCCCAAAAACAGAGATAGGTAGAAGTAGGACCGTGCAAGTTAAGCTGATTTCTACTAATAAAACAGGTTCCTTATGAGCATCATATATCATAGACACTTATGACTATTATCCAAGCAAAAACTTGAGCAACCTAAATATAAAATCATTCGAACAGTTTCCATACTGATGGAACTCATTAGACTTGCTTTATACACTGTAGTCGGAACCTTAAAATCAGTTCTTTACAAGTAGGCAAAACAAGGTGTCAGACATGTCAAAGGAAAGCAATTATACAAGTACTAAGAACTGTTGATCCTTCCCTTTTTTAGATTCACAGGCATAATACCAACTTCCTTCTGCAGATTGCTTTTCCAAAAATCATATATGGCTTACCTATGATCTTTTTGATTATATGACTATGCCCGTGCAACTCCTTGATGAAGAATAATACATTTTTATAGCTTACAAGTACATGATGAAAGTTCACTCGTTCTCAATCATATCCAGAGTGAACTTGCAGGAACAACTGTATCTCAGTTGCCACTCAGTTGTCCTTCTCGTGCTTATTTGCATTATACTTCAGTTCACTCTGCTACAGCTAGTAAGCTACGTGAAAAATTAAGCAATACGGTGTCCCGGTTATAGAGAAATAAAGGTATGCAATCGAATATATGCAAAAGAGAATACCATATGGACAGgttaaattaatttaaatcaGTGTTGTCAAAGGCGAAAAACATTAAAAAGCAGTCCAAGTCTATCGGGGCTTTAGGGCTTTAAGCgcaattaattatatatatatatatatatatatatatatatatatatatatatatatatatatatatgtgtgtgtgtgtgtgtgtgtagtgCACGAAAAAAGTGACAATTTTATTCATAATGATTTCCTCAACAATTAATATATCTTTTTGCCAATCATACTTATTGTTTTGTACCACTTTATTCCGGCAATAAGGCGCACGCCTTAGCGCCTTGCCTATACTGAAGTGTAGCCTAAGTGAGGCGAAGCGCATACCCTGAGCTTATCTGAGCTTCAGGGCTTAAAGGCACCTCAAATGAGCCTTTGACAATACAAATTTAAATGCAAAGTCCACAAACAACTACTaacctactactactactactacagaGAAAGCCCTTGGAAAGAATTTGTCATTACTGAAAGAATCAAAACCCTCTCCCTTATTGGAACCTTGAGTTGAACTATTACGACCTTATTTGATTTTCACATACTAAGCCAATATGCTTTAAATATGGATCATCCAGTAATTTCTACAACTCAAACGTAATGTAAAATCATACAGATAGATTAATGAAAAGTAAGTTACTCTTTTGACAGTACGAAAAAATACAGGATAAAACTTTAAGAAGTAAAGGTGTTTAGCTCCAAATTATCAAGTCAGAGAAATTAAATATTAGAACTTAGAAGGACAGAAAAATTTCATCCACAAGATTCCAATTTTCTTCGGTTAAAAAAAATGTTATGTCCACTTCCAAATAAACATGTACTACTGTCCAGCCAAGCCAAGCTAAGCTCCTCAAGCTTATGTACAGACATACTTGTTTTCAGCCAATATAATGGCCCTATAACTATAAGCCAAAGCATTCCACATTGTTGCCATAAAAGCAGAGCATTTATCTATCAAAACCTAAACACCTGTAACCCAGCTTATCTCGGGTCAGCGATCACACAATCATCAAAACTTATCCATTGACAACAGGAATTATCATTGAAACTAGTTACAACATTTGAAAGAGACAAACAAGAATGAAGTCTACCAAGATTAACAACCCTTGACATGGCATGTTCCGATCAACAAAACAGTGATAAATACGCAAACTTTGGACAAAAAAGGAAAAAGTCACAGCACAAGCGAATGAATTCTTACGCTGAAAATCTTTTCTCGGTGACGGCGGAGAAGATATATGGCAGAAAATAGCTCGTCCAATCATAGACAAACTGTAGACTATCCCAGCCACGTAAAAGACCATGACCAAACCGAGCACCCAAGGCATCATTAAGAATCCAATAAAGAAAGTCACAGATCCACATAGCATCAAAGCAAATGAAATCCCCAAAAGCAGAGACGCAAATCCCGCCGGAGTAATATGCTGCATCGATCCTGCCACCGCCGTCCTCCTACCTGAAGTCGACGGAGACACCGTCAAAGAATCATCGGGAAACTCAATCGGCCCCGGTGGTGACCTTATAATATTTAAAATCAACGAAGAGAGCTCGTAGAAAACCTTAGATTGTTGATCCTGTTGCCTTCTCAtcatcttgttttctttctttctttcctttttttctctaaaGGAAATTGGAGAAAATTAATTGCAGAGGAAAATATAATATGAGAATGGAAATTACAGAAAACGAGGCAAATGGATAATGTTCTGAGAGGATTTTGACTGATAATTATCCTCTCTTTTTTAATAACAAAACTCCTTTTTTTCGCCTGTTTCTCCAAAGAGAAGAAAATTCAGaaacttaaattagaaaaaagatGACAGAATTATTGCGTATAGGAAGAGAGAAACAAGTTGCTTTATCTTCAAGCGACCGGATAATAGGATTCTGAAAAGtagagaagaaggagaagataAAGGATTGCCCAAAAATCCGTTGAAGAAAATTCGTCTACGCGGATATTGGCGATTGTGTCGTACGAGCTAAATGTAAACGAGGATGACGCGGAGACTTATCTGGATTGAGAGCCCATGGCCATACGTACATACCTACATTTGTTAGTGGCGCGTGTTTGTAGATTATCCGTTTATAGGGCGACGCGTAAAGATTAGTTGTGTGCTGAATAATTTGTTGGAGATTTAGAACATAATTTTATCTAAAACCCAAAAAGCAAACGTATAACACGACCGATCTTGAAAAGTGCAATATAAAAGGCTGTGGTGGGGTCTTAATGTCTTATAGTGATAGAGAGGTGTAATTATCATTATCTACCTCTATCTATTATAAAGATACGATATGTTATTTTGAGCTTTAGCCTTTCGTTCGACGGTTTGAGGCTTTGAATAATTTCATatagtgtattatgacttgtatttatggttagtttttatttttaaatggttCATAGTTGATTTGGAAGAGTAATTCTCAATTCGGAAGttttaagttagaaaagttgaccaagatttgacttttgagtaaacgatctcgaaaTAGGGATTTCATGATTTCAATAAGTTCGCATGATAATTTGGAATTGGGTGTATGTTCGGATTTGAGTTTAGATGTTTCTAGAAGGATTTGGTCCTATTTGTCGAGAGTTAGCAATTTGAAGAATTGGAAAGTTCATAGGTTTTATCGGAAGTTGACTTTGGTATTCTTCGAGATTTGATTGGTATTCCGGGACTTCCAATAGGTTCAGTTGGTTGATTAGAACATGTGTGGAAAGTTTGATTGTGATCTGAGATGTCTAAGTGTGATTCGGACGTGTTCGATGAATTTCAAAGGTTTGAAAGTTAAGAGAATGATGATATTCAATtcttgaatttgatgttaaatgtGGTGTTTCGAACTTTCAGATAGTTTGAATATTGTATTTGGATTTGTAGatgtgattggatggggtcccgagggATTTGTGTGTGTTTCTGGTCAGCTTCGGACCATTTCGGAGTTGTATGGATTGTTAGTTCTGGTGCATCGCATCTGCAGAGCATTGGTCGCACATGCGAAGTCGCATCTGCGCGTGAGGTGTTCTTAGATGTGAAGCTGATGAATCCTCGGGGTTGGCTGCTTCTGTAGAAGTAAGGTCGCAGGTGCAGAGTCGCACTTGCAGATGTATGTGCGTACCTATGCAGGTGGGGTGGACTGAGGAGTCACACTTCTACGCTTGTGGAGTCGCACTTGTAGCTTTGTAGATGCGGCAGTAGGGGCGCAGATGTGATGAAGGCATGTTCTATTGGAACTCGTAGACGCGAGTAATGGACTCGCAAAAGCGAGCTCGCAGATGCAAGCTGGAGGCCCGTAGGAGCTAGGATGCCTATAGAATGTTATATTCAAGGGTAGCTTCATTTTATCTTATTTTGAGATTGGGAGCTCGGATTGGAGCAATATTTGAGGCAATTTACGCCCACGTAGATGTGCTTATTTTTCACTCTGATTTGATCATTATTCATGATTCTATCTTcgattttggcatttgattgatgaatcTAAGGAAGAATATTTGGGGATTTTATCTACACTTTAAGATAGTATATTTTGAGGATTTGAGTATCGATTTAGACTTAGTTTTGAAAACTAATTATAAATTTGGACTCGGCATTATGGATCATCGAATTTTTGTATTGGTTTCGAATTTCGGGCATACGAGCCCGgctgacttttgttgacttttgggaATTTCTTCAAATATCAAAGCTTTGTAGATTGGGATAATTTCGTATGGCATTGTTAATTTTCTTGGATGATGTTTTGCTTGGATTTACCTGAGTGGAGGGCTAGAGCATGATTTTAATATTACTCAAGGTCAAAGACTAGCCCGgatgaggtaagtatcttgcctataCTTGGATTGAGGGTATTTCCCAGTTAGCCATGATATTTGTTATATGTTGGGGGTGACGTATATGCGTGGTAACGAGCGTATATGCGTGCGCTATGGTTATTCGTGGTTCAGCTAGATCTTAGGATATTATATGCCTTGTTTTGCTATCATGCCTCTTTGATACCGTATTTTCTCCACTTGTATGATTACGTGAGTTATTATTCATGCTAGAATCATGTCTAGGCTATGTTCTTATCTGTTTGAGTAATAGGGCTATTTTTGCTATGTGAGCTGTTTAACTTAATTGTAGTCATATTTTTAGTCATGATATTATATCCGCGTATTATATCTCTATCTCTATGCACTCTTTGTATGTTATCTCACATGTTGTTGGTATTCTTATTTGTGTGACCCGGGTTAGGCTAAGTTGTTGTATGATTGGTATATTCTATGTGGTATTTTGATTATGGTACTGTGAGATGTGAGCATTTTGAGACCTGGGCAGATTGATAACAAATCTAGGGTCATAGAGCCTTGCTGATATTAATAGTGAGGTGACACGTGCCTTAGGCCTCATATTGGGCTGAGTGGTATTGATAGTGAGGCGACGTGTGCGCCAGGCCCTATATTGGGCTGAGTGACGTTGATCGTTGACTTTGATCTGATCAGTGCTTGGGCTatgatatgctcgtccaaagtcaGGTGATAACCCATGTTACTTTGGACACTTTGAGTGCAGGCCTTGATATAGGCTTGGTGAGTGACTAATGTCAAGTGCCCATATAGTGCAGAGTGTTCGTGTGTGTATGATGATCCATGGGCATTTTTTCAGGCACTATGAGAGTGATTAGAGTATGATTCAGGGGCATTATGCCAGGCACCGTGAGAGTGTTGGGAGTATGACTTATAGATACTTGTGTCAAGCTCTATGAATGTGCTGAGATTTTTTTATACTTGATTATTTAACTGTGAAATTGGTGATTTGGCATATGTATATTTGACAAGCAGGCATAGAGTTGTATTTTTCTCATGCTATTTGGTATTTGATATCTCTATTTGATGTCTAGAGCTTGAAATTACAATTTGCCTTGATAAATCTCTATCTAAGTGATTTTTATGGAAAAGCTGATGCCTTGACTGATATTCCTGAAATCTTAAATGAAGCTATTAGGATCATATGTGGGGTTAGTTACacaaaaaaatcaaagaaatggAACAAACGAAAGTCCGGATGGCATATGCCAAATGAGCGATTCaccctttttgtttttgttgtgtTTTGAAGTTCCAACCTAAACTAGTTTCTTCCATACTTCACATATGGAACTGAATAATATACAAGCATAGAATACATGTTGTAATTTTCCTTGAAAACTCTCAAAATATTAAGAAGAAAGTCTAGAACATAGCTAAACTAAATCATACCGAAAACGAAACAAAAACCCTACATACCTCTTGTTCTTGCTTCCAACCCTTGTTTTCTTTGATCCACACCCCTTCTTATGCTTGTATAGCTAAATACATAGGTGATAAGATTGTGCAGCCATGAAGCTCTTTCTAAAACTTGAGTTACAAGGAGAACGGAGGACGGCAAAGACTTACCTATGTCGTATGGATCGTGTTGATGTGTTCACTTTTtaattttgagtttcaaatgaTGGACTTGCTTCAAAACCCTAAGGAACTTCTTTGAGAGCTATGGAAGCTTTGTTGTGCGTGAATTTGCTGGAAAATGAGGAAATAGAAAACAAAGTTGAAAGGTCAACCACATGTGTGCTTCACCGGTCCTTCTTCCGACGCTCATATCTCTTTATCCATATGTCGTATGAACGAACTGTCAAGAGCATTGAAAAATACATTACAACACCTttaatttggtatataatatgttcCCAAAAGACCTCATGTAATACACAGAATTAATTTCTCAAAAAACTTCGTTACAAGGCAAATTCTTAGTCGGTTTTTCTACAACTTAAATCTGATATTTCAAACTTTATATTCTATATCCAAACATCATAAATTATTTATaactttaaactcatttaaatcatgCTTAGCAAGTCATTTACACAATATACGATATTATAGAAGTGTGGGGTGTCGCAAGAACTTTTCAAGAGTCAAATATATTAATGCGTGATGACAACTTCTTCTCCTCGTTAATCAATTATGCTACCAATAACTCAACAAAGTATGGGATATCAACTCCACTAGGTAGATCCATATTGGCAACAAAATCATCAAGTAATAATAGAGGCATGGATTAACATGTTAGAAACAACGCATCAAATAATGTAAAAATGCATGATATGCAAAAGAAGTCATAAACAAAAATAAGAATGCCCCTTTTTATACCACCATACAAACATAATCAAGGGAAATCTCCCCCAGGCTATCACATAAAATTCCCACATTACTACCCTTATATCGCCCCATGCACATCATAATGAAATGCCTCCCATATGTCGTTGCATGCACATAAGCCACCCTTATCTTGCCGCATGCACATCACAATGAATTGCCTCCCTTATATAGCTTCAAGTGCATCTAGCTACCATTATCTCGCAGCATGCACATCAAAAATTAAATGCATCCCTTATGTCACTACATACGCATCTAAACTCAATTCGCACAACATGTCCATATATGCCACAATTATCACAATAATCCAAGATAACAATTTTTCATTAAAAGGCACATCCTCATGACTCATCAATAAAGCGCAAAACGACGGGTAACCTAAAAGTACTGAAAAAGTATGACTATGGTAAAATCAAGTatagcaatcaagttcaagtagTCGTATGAAGGAGCACATACGTATCATAGAGTGTGCACGTCTCAACCAAGGCACATTATAAGAACAAGTTCGGATGTGTGTTTAAACCTACGTGTATCTATCCTCTAGACAAAAATAGCATAAGTCTCAAAATTTGCTCATTATATTCAACATAAAGGTATCGATAGCCTCAACATTTCCTCTAGCATGATTTATTGTACTAATTTAATTgaataattaaataataaatggAATCAGGTAAAACATACAACCAATCAAGACTTAGAGTAAGCTAGAATCCACCCAGAGCGTGAATACTCGTGGCACATGTATATACACTTGTCACCTCATATATACATCATCCCCACATGTAGCAAACAATATCAATTAGTAGGAAAATTTTTCTCAACCAAAGCTAGGAAAGACACCTACctcaaacaagtcaaatcaaTACTCAAAATAGCCTTTCCCTTAGAAATCACCTCTGCCTAGCTCAAATCTAACCTAAAACGACTCGATAACACCAAACAATGCAAAAGGAAGcaatttcaattaataaaatTGTAATCTTTACCCAATtctcaaaagtcaacaaaagtcaaccccgggttCGCCCAGTAAAAATCCGAGTCGAGGAATAGATCTCTACTACCCATAAACCTGCGAGTCCAAGTATATTTTTAGTTTTCAAAATCGAGTCCAACTGGACTCTCAAatctcaaaattttaattttcaaaacatagtcaaaatccccaaaaagctctttcaaatttcatgattttgatattaAAATCCATAAGAAATCAAGTTATAATATCAAAATTGAGtcaaaatcacttacccaatagGTATGTgcgaaaatcccctccaaaagtCACCTTCCACCGAGTCTAGGGATCAAAATGAGATAAAATGAGACTAAGTCCCGAAATACACAACATATAACCAGCTGCAAATGTTACATTTGCGATAAGGGGTTTGCAAATGCGACCTCCGCAAAAGCGAACAAAGGCTAGCAAATGGGAACCCTGACCAACCCAGAAAATTTTGAATTTGCGACAAAATACTTCACAAATGGAAAGTCCCTTCCCCAAGCGACCATTCGCAAAAGCGACGAATGACTTGCAAAAGCGGACACCCCCATAGTCGCAGATGTGACACAATCCTCGCTAAGGTGAGGTCCCATcccaactgtaagcacgtgatttttgcttcacggacaatcgctccaaaagaaaataaaaatagtggcaaaaggcttcgctgtacaatttttcgatctttccgtgacatgtgttgttagtcgtttgtgagtctgtccattttgcatctagtcattatcaaacaaaaatacaaaaaatatatgtggcgttaaaagaaaattcaaaaaaaaaaaaatataaatatatgtgcatcgtccgttttaggttgtgatttaacttacttggtatgataattatgttgaaatgccatattgttatttgttttaatttcatgtgttttattagttattttttttctttctttctttaaattggaaaacaaaagaaagttgaaatcaatttgggcccaaggaaataaaccaaaaataggcccaaaccaacgatctgacccggtccaaaccaggcctgcccaggcacctcctgaaacgacgtcgtttcaggcaaatcaatctgagtcgtccgtcccagccgatctaacggttcaggacctctttcagcgacccatgttcaaacccgacccaaataaccagcctgacccgacccctcacttaaaccaaacgaccccgtttaactaccaaacgaccccgtctcatttctcagcatcagatccaagccgttgagatcatctgatctaacggctcagatccaatcccgtagaccatatataaaccttctcttacacccacgccccctatactaacaccccaccccttcgtccccaagctcaaagccggacctcccattagaaaccctagccgcccccgtctccctcgccattaaagccggcggcatggacgccggtggccacctcctgaacaccctaagcccccctcactctcctgaacatggatctgttactccctagactcgaatcactttccttcgactcgaatcttcatttgaagatttgagtcgaacccggatctatgccaaaccatcccatcttcataccagacactcccctgaccttcctcgtgaccaaaccaagcttggtttggtccgaatctacccacaactcctaaaaatccagatctggaaatccagaacttgaaacacatgcacctggggaacccggccagttttgacaagggtttgaggtctaatagaccttaatcaaggtgttctcatgtgagaacaccctgattaaagtttgttcggcctcaagggttcgaagttgaatcagaatttgggtCGTTTTTTATTTCAAACCTttttggtaagtttttctttcttttgttttagttctaattaagttgtcagcatgttctgttgtgtttgtttgttatgttgttatttttatttcggatttcttccatctctgttaaaggccttttatttggtcgattgtcttctgtttgttctgaatacactctgtgataaacatgatcgtcagttagattagtcgtcaaatgaactaattcatataggcccagtaatttaacaaaagttgtctgataccccttaggtccctgaacaaattgtttatgtgagcgactgattattacctgctataattaatatagtcgactcgataaatatcgttgattagtttctataactaatgaatcaaacgagctaataatgtcgcatgagctttgccactgattgaaggccccagcattgtttgaaatagtttgtttgcattgaaaaatgactgaaaggttcagtctaggcagtcttgaatttgaactttcatcagttcaaaaatgccctgatgctgcaaagggtcaagacagtgataaccagggtttaacaggggcattctggggtgttgaaaaagacagaaaagattagtataaatgggctgacaagtagggtactaatttaggattaaactaataccaatggggaacaagacacaagggtatggggcttaaattgaataataaaatgatgcccataactcctgattaaacaaaccaggtgtggggaataaagggagctgacaccaaaagatgcttaggcatgagctttaaagggtatgggcattctgc comes from the Nicotiana sylvestris chromosome 4, ASM39365v2, whole genome shotgun sequence genome and includes:
- the LOC104246511 gene encoding uncharacterized protein, with the translated sequence MMRRQQDQQSKVFYELSSLILNIIRSPPGPIEFPDDSLTVSPSTSGRRTAVAGSMQHITPAGFASLLLGISFALMLCGSVTFFIGFLMMPWVLGLVMVFYVAGIVYSLSMIGRAIFCHISSPPSPRKDFQPWKLF